Sequence from the Fibrobacter sp. genome:
TCTTCAATACCACTCCACTCCCATTATTCAGTATGATTCTCTCAGAGAGGTTATTTTAAACTACCCCGAGGTTCTCGGAGCGGCGCCTTATATCTCCGGTAAAGGCGGTGTTGAGCACCAGCAGGTCCAGGAAGGTGTCATGTTCATGGGTGTGGACCACAGCCTTGAGCCGACTGTCACCGATCTTGGTAAAACTGTCAAATGGGGGAAATTCAATCTTGACAGCGCGGAATCAGACAGGGGGCGGAAGCTGCCGGGGATCTGTATCGGGCTTGGCCTTGCCGACAAGATGGGAATAAGGGACGGGGCTGAGGTGGTGCTCATGAGCCTGGCAACAGAGGAAGGGCAGATCGATCCTGTGCCCAGGATGGACCGCTTTGTTGTCACCGGTGTCTTCGAAACCGGCATGTACGAATACGATCTGAACCTGGTGTACATCTCAATCTCCTCCGCACAGAGACTTCTCAACATGAAAGGTGTTGAGGGAATACAGATAAAAACCACAGATCTTTTCAAAGCCAACCGTATTGCTTCCGATATCCGTGATCACCTTGGGGGATATCCTTACAGGGCAGTGGACTGGATGAGCCAGAATAAATCTCTTTTCCAGTGGATGAAGCTTGAGAGGCTTATAATCTTTATTGTTATCTCTATGATAATGTTTGTCGCGGCCCTGAACATTATCTCCTCGCTTGTGACAACCATTTTCGAGAAACGGCGTGAGATAGGCATACTCATGAGCATGGGTGCGACCTCATTTTCAGTTCTGAAGATTTTCATGCTTTACGGTATGATAGTGGGATTTGTGGGCTCCACTGTAGGGACATCATTGGGCGTTCTCCTGTGCTATATCCAGTACCGATGGCAGCTTATTCCACTTCCGGGGGATATCTATTTCATAAACAAACTTCCGGTGGTGATAAGGACCTTCGATGTGTTACTGGTTTACTTTTCGGCTAATCTGATCGCCTGGCTGACAACAATCTTTCCTGCGCTCAAGGCATCGAAGATGCTTCCCGCGGAATCGATAAGGTACGAGTAGACTGAGCAGAGAGAGGAAGTGACGGGGATTATGCCTGATCTTATTGTTGATGTAAAGGGGCTTCTGAAGACATATACCGATGATGCTGGGACCTTCGAGGTGCTCAGGGGTATCTCACTGCAGATCGAGAGGGGCCAGATAGTGGGGCTTCTGGGGGTTTCCGGGGCAGGGAAGACGACTCTTCTGCAGATTCTCGGCGGACTTGACAGTTTTAATTCCGGTGATGTGAAGGTTTGCGGGAAGAACCCGGGCACGATGAGTCCGATGGAGCTTGCGGAGTTCAGAAACCGTCATATAGGGTTTGTTTTCCAGTTTCATCATCTTCTGCCTGATTTTACCGCCATCGAGAACGTCATAATTCCGGGACTGATACTGCGGAAACCCAGGGCAGAGTGTATAAAAAAAGCGAACAACCTTCTTGAGATCTTCGGACTGGAGAAGCGCAAAGGACATTTTCCCGCGGAACTCTCCGGAGGAGAGCGGCAGAGAGTGGCACTGGCCAGGGCTCTGTTTAATGATCCCTGGCTTGTACTGGCAGATGAACCCACGGGGAATCTTGATAGAGGCAACGGGGAACTGCTTCTTGAACTTTTCAAAAAAGCCAACCGTGAGCTGAACCAGACATTTCTTATTGCCACCCATAACCATCAATTGACTACTGATATGCATCGGGTCATTACTCTCGATGACGGGAGAATTGTGCAGACAAGGGGCTGATGGACTGAAAGCGGGTCTGGCAGTCTCGGTTTGCTGTTGAGAACAATTTTTTGCGTGTATAGATTTTGTGAGTACCAGACTTGTTACGGCTTGTCCCATATCAGAGTATCAGAATATCGAGAATTTCTACCAATAGAGTCAATTAATGATTAAAGGCTTAAACCAACATTTTGGAAAGTAGAAAATTGGGGATAGATAAGATGAACAGAATAGAAAAAGCGGTCGGCAAATTCAAAGAGGGCTTCAATTGTGCGCAATCGGTTCTTTACTCTTATGCCGATGAACTGGGTTTACCGGATGATCTGGCGATGAAAATAGCAACGGGCTTTGGCGGTGGAATGGGAAGGACACAGGAAGTATGTGGTGCAGTAACAGGAGCCTTGATGGTTATTGGAATGATTTACGGGAGAGGAAGCGGAGAGGGGAAGGAAAAACAGGAAATCACATATTCAAAAGTTCAACTTTTCCTAAACTCTTTTATCGATCAATTCGGAAATGTTAACTGCAAAAGTCTTCTGGACGGATGCTGCTTACTTGATCCTGATGGTCAAAAGGCTTTTAAAGACAACAATCTTATTGAACGGTGTTATGAATATGTAAGGGCTTCTTGTAGAATACTTGATCAGATTGTAATTAACCCGGAGTAGTATAAAACACTCAGTCTATGAAACGGGCAAATAAACATTGAAGGTAATATTTGCAACCGGAAAATCTACCTCAGTGCAGGAACCTGTATACCTGGATTCCTGCACAAGGTAGAAGGGTGAAGATTTTAAATGATCGACCAATTAAAAGCTGATAATTGCGATCAATACTCTGGCATTGTGTGTGTGGATGACAGACAAGCACCTCTGAAATATAAACAGAAATGGACAAACAATTCGCAACTGTTTGTTTCGAAAGTTTAATTTCTAAGATTAAATCATTCTTAAGATCTGTCTGAAAGTGCCTGTTAGAGGTAAGATGCTCAATTATCGAAAAATCCCAGAGCTTTTTATTGTTTTTGTCTCTGTGTTCGGAGTAATGGGATTTGAAGCAAAGGCTTCTATAATATTGATTGATTCAACTCTGGTATACCAGATCAGCCCGTCAGTATCGGTGTTTGAAGATACAACTGCCGGCCTGGAACTGGATTCAGTCCTGAAAATGGGTGAAAAAGCATTCTCTAAGACCGCTTCCCGCCAAATCCCCAACCTTGGTTTTTCCAGGTCAGCTTTTTGGCTGCAATTTGAACTGAAGGATTCATCTGCAAATCAAAAGGAATGGGTTCTGGATGTCGCAATGCCCAGCCTTCATCAGATAGATTACCATATAATGGTTGACAGTACAGTAATAAGCTCCGGCCGGACAGGATTCATTGTTGATAAGAATTCACGCCCAACACCTTACCGTAACCCCTCTGTTGAATTCAGCGGCCAACCGGGTAAAGCGATTAAAGCTTATATGAGAGTTCAGAGCGAAACACCTGTTATACTGCCTGTGTTCCTGCGTGAAAAAAACCAGTATTTAAAATATGATCGTAACCGCCAGTTTTTCCTGGGGCTGTATTTCGGCGCTATCATCATAATGGCCTTTTATCACTTTTATCTCTTTGTGTCAACTTCCGATAAAAGTTATCTGTGGCTTTCAATTTTTATTATGTGCTTTGCCCTGGGGCAGATGACTGCTGTTTACGGGTTCATGATCGACTGGGGATTTATAAACATCAAATCATGGGTGCCTTTCCTGCATGTCATCAATTTTATAGCTGCCCTTGCTGCAATAATGGTTTCTCGTTGTATGGTGAATTCATGGACATTCTCCCCGCGATGTGATTATGTATTAAAAGCTATTTCTTTAATCTTGATCATTCTTGCTCCGCTTTCTCCCTTTATTACTTTCAGAACTGCTGAAAGAATCCTGGTTCTGTTTAATCTTCTTCCGTTACCTTTTCTCCTGTACCCTGCAATAAAGGCCTCTCGGAAAGGGTTCAGCCCTGCAATTTACTATCTTCTGGCCTCATTGAGCTTTTTTGCAGGTATTCTTATTTACAACCTTATGTATAGTACCGGCATTTTCCCATTCAATGAAGTGACCTATTTCTTGCCCAATGTAT
This genomic interval carries:
- a CDS encoding FtsX-like permease family protein, with product MSSLETFISFRYLRGKRRIGTYVTAVGICLGSFVLIIALSIANGFEKEVRDRIVGTNAHANILQYHSTPIIQYDSLREVILNYPEVLGAAPYISGKGGVEHQQVQEGVMFMGVDHSLEPTVTDLGKTVKWGKFNLDSAESDRGRKLPGICIGLGLADKMGIRDGAEVVLMSLATEEGQIDPVPRMDRFVVTGVFETGMYEYDLNLVYISISSAQRLLNMKGVEGIQIKTTDLFKANRIASDIRDHLGGYPYRAVDWMSQNKSLFQWMKLERLIIFIVISMIMFVAALNIISSLVTTIFEKRREIGILMSMGATSFSVLKIFMLYGMIVGFVGSTVGTSLGVLLCYIQYRWQLIPLPGDIYFINKLPVVIRTFDVLLVYFSANLIAWLTTIFPALKASKMLPAESIRYE
- a CDS encoding ABC transporter ATP-binding protein, yielding MVDVKGLLKTYTDDAGTFEVLRGISLQIERGQIVGLLGVSGAGKTTLLQILGGLDSFNSGDVKVCGKNPGTMSPMELAEFRNRHIGFVFQFHHLLPDFTAIENVIIPGLILRKPRAECIKKANNLLEIFGLEKRKGHFPAELSGGERQRVALARALFNDPWLVLADEPTGNLDRGNGELLLELFKKANRELNQTFLIATHNHQLTTDMHRVITLDDGRIVQTRG
- a CDS encoding C_GCAxxG_C_C family protein — protein: MNRIEKAVGKFKEGFNCAQSVLYSYADELGLPDDLAMKIATGFGGGMGRTQEVCGAVTGALMVIGMIYGRGSGEGKEKQEITYSKVQLFLNSFIDQFGNVNCKSLLDGCCLLDPDGQKAFKDNNLIERCYEYVRASCRILDQIVINPE